One genomic window of Methanobacterium sp. includes the following:
- a CDS encoding 4Fe-4S binding protein, with the protein MSSVIWYLYEFARKGWIENFAASATDREIVESPDRFRDFPEVIRELCIACGACTAACPSPAAIRLVRTKDKDMEEGEGITYPVINTDACIRCGFCAEVCPTDPKTLRTGESHLIREEFTILPAEKMFVIDDYLCIRCKKCMKACKVEKAIIEEDNKVMIDQSKCIACGECAKTCPVKGAIKGIYISNVEGQKDVINLVIHTLEDLIEAKQDELKDLPPEQVMKFEVPFADILEEARGMLPEEEQIRDIVEKVTDRLKLRIITWDDSKCNNCRLCVDDCPSGAITYDEEKGVQRDAKKCLRCTTCYQTCPFGVAGSYVARFLLTSTELQEDKIMVTVKPALLPFRG; encoded by the coding sequence ATGTCTTCAGTAATATGGTATTTATACGAATTTGCAAGAAAAGGATGGATCGAAAATTTTGCAGCTTCTGCAACGGATAGGGAGATAGTAGAATCTCCAGATAGATTCAGAGATTTCCCGGAAGTAATAAGAGAACTATGCATTGCATGTGGCGCATGCACAGCAGCATGCCCTTCTCCAGCAGCCATAAGACTTGTAAGAACAAAAGATAAGGATATGGAAGAAGGAGAAGGAATAACATACCCTGTTATAAACACAGATGCATGCATAAGATGTGGATTCTGTGCAGAGGTATGTCCAACAGACCCTAAGACTCTTAGAACTGGTGAAAGCCATTTAATCAGGGAAGAATTTACAATATTGCCTGCAGAAAAAATGTTTGTAATCGACGATTATCTCTGTATTCGTTGTAAAAAATGTATGAAAGCTTGCAAGGTCGAGAAGGCCATAATTGAAGAAGATAATAAGGTAATGATAGACCAGTCAAAGTGCATCGCCTGTGGAGAATGTGCAAAAACATGCCCTGTTAAAGGTGCTATCAAAGGAATTTATATTTCAAATGTTGAAGGACAAAAAGACGTAATTAATCTGGTGATACATACACTTGAGGATTTAATTGAAGCAAAACAGGATGAATTAAAAGATCTTCCTCCAGAGCAAGTTATGAAATTTGAAGTGCCTTTTGCAGATATTCTGGAAGAAGCACGAGGAATGCTTCCAGAAGAAGAACAAATAAGAGATATAGTTGAAAAGGTAACAGATAGATTGAAACTTCGAATTATTACATGGGACGATTCAAAATGTAACAACTGCAGATTATGCGTTGATGATTGTCCATCTGGTGCAATTACCTATGATGAAGAAAAAGGCGTTCAGAGAGATGCCAAAAAATGCCTCAGATGCACTACATGTTATCAGACATGTCCATTTGGCGTGGCAGGCTCTTATGTAGCAAGATTCTTACTTACATCAACTGAATTACAAGAAGATAAGATCATGGTGACTGTAAAACCAGCACTACTACCGTTTAGGGGATGA
- a CDS encoding 4Fe-4S binding protein — MAYEIDKSKCEQCEDRPCLQACPVEAVHEIPPEKYIEIDDKCFGCVLCREACPYDAIKMETTLAEPVRENVPNINPKLCRRCGACVDACRTGAIQLVSSGREEAHSEIDEEKCVRCGYCSRVCPTEAIKYGEILPRSVVGGKAVVVDQNDCIGCMTCTRVCPSKGAINIGTVSKLPFIDPSYCARCEECMDVCPSAAIKYSSRKKAYQNFGKIKTMEIVSELLEKETKRLASDAGKIDSILNRISRNISYENTEDEFEIDITSRLKDEIERVVDGDLEIEDIKYIIESTTPKRDVTVIDESCIGCTACMDVCPTEAIELEMPSPVHIGEECVYCGKCVEACPFGSISLKEEYFDTHDDKIFYIRKTLEGPRTGKIEIDAETCQLCGVCVNKCPSDAMSIEDGEIIVDTEKCMVCDACEVTCPVHAVKLKTD, encoded by the coding sequence GTGGCATATGAAATAGATAAATCTAAATGTGAGCAATGTGAAGACAGACCATGTCTTCAAGCATGTCCAGTAGAAGCTGTACATGAAATACCTCCAGAAAAATATATAGAAATTGATGATAAATGTTTTGGATGTGTACTTTGCAGAGAAGCTTGTCCATATGATGCAATTAAAATGGAAACAACATTAGCAGAACCAGTAAGAGAGAATGTACCTAATATAAATCCAAAACTCTGCAGAAGATGCGGTGCATGTGTCGATGCATGTCGAACAGGAGCAATCCAGCTTGTATCATCAGGTAGAGAAGAAGCCCACAGCGAAATAGATGAAGAAAAATGTGTTAGATGTGGATACTGTTCTCGTGTATGCCCTACAGAAGCAATAAAATATGGTGAAATTTTACCAAGATCTGTAGTGGGCGGAAAAGCAGTTGTTGTTGATCAGAATGATTGCATAGGCTGTATGACCTGTACAAGGGTATGTCCATCAAAAGGGGCTATTAATATAGGGACAGTAAGTAAATTACCATTTATAGACCCCTCATATTGTGCAAGGTGCGAAGAGTGCATGGATGTGTGCCCTTCAGCAGCAATTAAATACTCATCAAGAAAAAAAGCATACCAGAATTTTGGTAAAATAAAAACCATGGAAATAGTCTCTGAACTTCTTGAAAAAGAGACAAAAAGACTTGCAAGTGATGCAGGCAAAATTGATAGCATTTTAAATAGAATTTCACGTAATATCAGCTATGAAAATACAGAAGATGAGTTTGAAATTGACATAACTAGTAGATTAAAAGATGAAATTGAAAGAGTTGTTGATGGTGACCTTGAAATTGAAGATATCAAATACATAATTGAAAGTACAACTCCAAAAAGAGATGTAACAGTAATAGATGAAAGCTGTATAGGATGTACTGCATGTATGGATGTATGTCCAACTGAGGCTATAGAGCTTGAAATGCCATCTCCAGTCCATATTGGCGAAGAATGCGTTTACTGTGGAAAATGTGTTGAAGCATGTCCATTTGGGTCAATATCACTTAAGGAAGAATATTTTGATACACATGATGATAAAATATTTTATATAAGAAAGACTCTGGAAGGACCGCGGACAGGAAAAATAGAAATTGATGCTGAAACATGTCAACTTTGTGGTGTTTGTGTGAATAAATGTCCTTCAGATGCAATGAGCATTGAAGATGGCGAAATTATCGTTGATACTGAAAAATGCATGGTTTGCGATGCATGTGAAGTAACCTGTCCGGTTCATGCTGTAAAATTGAAAACAGACTAA
- a CDS encoding formylmethanofuran--tetrahydromethanopterin N-formyltransferase, with translation MIEIEDTYCEAFDGICCRIIVTADDEEVLQRAAYDATSTPGTVIGRVEGGIEGWLDENKTPDERKGAILQIWYEKEDIEKFTVELSFRIRQDILVKPFTTVFDASPDPAGKMDMMRNVGHCGDGYEWKEKLYGREMIIVPIAIPDFKIESSVGYMKGIMGANFWYMCSSKEAVMEAGKKALKAIGGVEGAITPFDICSAASKPETNYPWIGPTTNHPYCPSLKKTLAEESKVPESVKYIPEIVINGLNLDTVKKAMKAGIKAVEDIDGVEKISAGNYGGQLGDHKIYLNDL, from the coding sequence ATGATTGAAATAGAAGACACTTACTGTGAGGCCTTTGATGGGATTTGTTGTAGAATAATTGTAACAGCAGATGATGAGGAAGTACTTCAAAGGGCTGCTTATGATGCCACATCCACTCCAGGAACGGTAATAGGGCGGGTTGAAGGCGGAATTGAAGGATGGCTCGATGAAAATAAAACTCCAGATGAAAGAAAAGGTGCCATCCTACAAATCTGGTATGAAAAAGAAGATATAGAAAAATTCACAGTAGAGTTATCATTCAGAATACGACAGGACATCCTTGTAAAACCATTCACTACTGTATTCGATGCTTCTCCAGACCCAGCTGGAAAAATGGATATGATGAGAAACGTAGGGCATTGTGGAGATGGTTATGAGTGGAAAGAGAAGCTTTACGGACGTGAAATGATTATTGTTCCCATAGCAATACCAGACTTTAAAATAGAAAGTAGTGTTGGATATATGAAAGGAATTATGGGTGCAAATTTCTGGTACATGTGCAGCAGCAAAGAGGCAGTAATGGAAGCCGGTAAAAAAGCATTAAAAGCTATAGGTGGAGTTGAAGGAGCGATAACACCATTCGATATTTGTTCAGCAGCTTCAAAACCTGAAACCAATTATCCATGGATAGGCCCAACCACAAATCATCCTTATTGTCCATCTCTTAAAAAAACGCTTGCTGAAGAGTCTAAGGTTCCAGAAAGTGTTAAATATATTCCTGAAATAGTGATAAATGGACTGAATTTAGACACAGTAAAAAAAGCAATGAAAGCAGGAATAAAAGCTGTAGAAGATATTGATGGAGTTGAAAAAATATCTGCAGGAAACTATGGGGGACAATTAGGAGATCATAAAATTTATTTAAATGATTTATAA
- a CDS encoding carbohydrate kinase family protein, with product MKKLDVIGFGALNVDKLYNVNKITHEDEEAFITDFSQFCGGSAANTIIGLSRLGMKTGFIGKISRDPEGNLLLKNLKKENVNTDGIIIEEKGRSGNVLGFVDKKGQRALYVDPGVNDSIDISEVKLEYIESSKVLHLTSFVGNSVKAQEWVLDRIGDDITVSLDPGRIYAERGTDFLKNILNRTDIMLINEEELKYLTGNKYKTFEERAKVLEKYNIDTVVVKIGEKGSYIKDHDEYHYIKPYDVNCKDTTGAGDAFNAGFLFGLIKGKKIKESGEIGNYVASCCIQELGSTKGLPDLSGLKL from the coding sequence ATGAAAAAACTAGATGTCATAGGATTTGGAGCATTAAATGTTGATAAACTTTATAATGTAAATAAAATTACCCACGAAGATGAAGAGGCATTTATAACAGATTTTAGTCAATTTTGCGGTGGATCAGCAGCGAACACGATTATTGGACTTTCAAGACTTGGAATGAAAACTGGATTTATAGGTAAAATATCCAGAGATCCAGAAGGTAATCTTTTACTTAAAAATTTAAAGAAAGAAAATGTAAATACAGATGGAATCATTATAGAGGAAAAGGGAAGAAGTGGCAATGTTCTTGGATTTGTTGATAAAAAAGGACAGAGAGCATTATATGTCGATCCGGGTGTAAATGATTCGATTGACATATCAGAAGTTAAATTAGAATATATAGAAAGTTCTAAAGTTCTTCATCTTACTTCATTTGTTGGAAATTCAGTAAAAGCTCAAGAATGGGTTTTAGATAGAATTGGAGATGATATTACAGTCAGTCTCGATCCTGGAAGAATTTATGCCGAAAGAGGGACAGATTTTCTAAAAAATATTTTAAATAGAACTGATATTATGCTTATTAATGAAGAAGAATTAAAATATTTAACTGGTAATAAATATAAAACATTTGAGGAAAGAGCTAAAGTACTGGAAAAATATAATATTGACACAGTAGTGGTTAAAATAGGAGAAAAGGGCTCATACATTAAAGATCATGATGAATATCATTATATAAAACCATATGATGTTAATTGCAAAGATACAACAGGTGCAGGCGATGCATTTAATGCTGGATTTCTCTTTGGATTAATTAAAGGCAAAAAGATCAAAGAATCAGGAGAAATAGGAAATTATGTTGCGTCATGCTGCATACAGGAATTGGGATCAACTAAGGGACTACCAGATTTATCAGGATTAAAATTATAA
- a CDS encoding 4Fe-4S binding protein produces MDITFKKDKKILKDEVIHKSMDLENEFKPEIEECELEGKFITISPECIRCNLCVEECPVDAIAGAKSTKPAKILENCVKCEICAQTCPVKSINVTESTSYVNEEDVKYRLRDLKIPHRTLRMRNIEVDEEKCDSCATCVKFCPTGAIKVEEDKTAIIDTGSCVGCGACASVCPEGAVTLERELGPVIKTKELVIDREACVSCQICEENCPVEAIKLEDGEIVFLEDKCILCDVCSSKCPVSALKLERLSNES; encoded by the coding sequence ATGGATATAACATTTAAAAAGGACAAAAAGATACTTAAAGATGAAGTTATTCATAAATCTATGGATTTAGAGAACGAATTTAAACCAGAAATAGAAGAGTGCGAGCTGGAAGGTAAATTCATAACTATTTCTCCAGAATGTATAAGATGTAATCTGTGTGTTGAAGAGTGTCCTGTAGATGCAATAGCTGGGGCAAAATCAACTAAACCTGCAAAGATACTTGAAAATTGTGTAAAATGTGAAATATGCGCTCAAACTTGTCCTGTAAAAAGTATTAATGTTACTGAAAGTACATCATACGTCAATGAGGAGGATGTAAAATACCGACTCAGAGATTTAAAGATACCTCATAGAACCTTGAGAATGAGGAATATAGAGGTAGATGAGGAAAAATGTGATTCATGTGCAACGTGCGTTAAATTCTGTCCTACAGGCGCGATTAAAGTAGAGGAAGATAAAACAGCTATAATAGACACAGGCTCATGTGTAGGGTGTGGTGCATGCGCCAGTGTATGTCCAGAAGGAGCAGTAACACTTGAAAGGGAATTGGGTCCTGTAATCAAGACAAAAGAACTTGTAATTGATAGAGAAGCATGTGTTTCATGTCAGATTTGTGAAGAAAATTGTCCCGTAGAAGCTATTAAACTTGAAGATGGCGAAATAGTATTTTTAGAGGACAAGTGTATCTTATGTGATGTATGTTCAAGTAAATGTCCTGTAAGCGCATTAAAACTTGAGAGGTTGTCCAATGAAAGTTAA
- a CDS encoding CBS domain-containing protein, whose translation MKVKEIMDKEYIFVSPDQDIEEVSLMMEQKKKFTTPVVDKDKCLIGWITSLDVTRGFREGKKKVSDIMHSKDDIVHVHQDDPARLAVLETSKHKVVSIPVLDDNDAVVGVVRTFDIVETLSHLYEIKVYKIFEAMAKELKGVSWDELMEAAAIITRRRTGKRIKPKEYEKNIMESTFGEALWATGGLEKFFVGLIAIGELVIARKVARARK comes from the coding sequence ATGAAAGTTAAAGAAATAATGGATAAGGAATATATATTTGTATCTCCGGATCAAGACATTGAAGAAGTATCATTAATGATGGAACAGAAGAAAAAGTTCACAACGCCAGTTGTAGACAAAGATAAGTGTCTTATAGGTTGGATAACATCTCTTGATGTTACTAGAGGGTTTAGGGAAGGTAAAAAGAAAGTATCAGATATCATGCATTCCAAAGATGATATAGTTCATGTTCATCAGGATGATCCTGCAAGATTAGCTGTTTTAGAAACTTCAAAGCATAAAGTAGTTAGTATACCTGTTTTAGATGATAATGATGCAGTTGTTGGAGTTGTAAGAACATTTGATATAGTTGAAACGTTATCTCACCTCTATGAAATCAAAGTCTATAAAATATTTGAAGCCATGGCAAAGGAACTTAAAGGAGTTAGCTGGGACGAGCTTATGGAAGCAGCGGCAATAATTACAAGGAGAAGAACTGGTAAAAGGATAAAACCAAAAGAATATGAGAAGAACATCATGGAATCTACATTTGGAGAAGCACTCTGGGCAACAGGTGGTCTTGAAAAATTCTTTGTAGGTCTAATAGCAATTGGTGAGCTTGTAATTGCAAGAAAAGTTGCAAGGGCAAGAAAATAA
- a CDS encoding SdrD B-like domain-containing protein: protein MQKKNMQKNLAMLVITIIFAVTISGFASATEHACDSDKCICDHAVNECTCKESCCDKECYCHDQKIDEICEKPEKCNSTIGDRVWNDSNNNGIQDPDEKGIANVTVNIWKGDEKGPIEQIATTKTDENGNYFFSNLVAGIYWLEFKAPEGVDGTWIFSPQNQGTDDSKDSDANATGIAGPICIKCCVCDPSWDAGLVFVAAAGGGEEPAAAGGEEIIETPVAAAGEELIEMQETGVPVGVFAVAILMVLTGLVLPKIKK, encoded by the coding sequence ATGCAAAAAAAGAACATGCAAAAGAATTTAGCGATGCTGGTAATAACAATTATATTTGCAGTTACAATTAGTGGATTTGCATCAGCCACAGAACATGCATGTGATTCAGATAAGTGTATTTGTGATCATGCAGTTAATGAATGCACATGTAAAGAGTCTTGTTGTGATAAAGAGTGTTATTGTCATGACCAAAAAATAGATGAAATTTGCGAAAAACCAGAAAAATGCAATTCTACCATTGGTGATCGGGTTTGGAACGACAGTAATAATAATGGGATTCAGGACCCTGATGAAAAAGGAATAGCTAATGTAACAGTTAATATATGGAAAGGTGATGAAAAAGGACCAATAGAACAAATTGCAACTACAAAAACAGATGAAAACGGGAATTATTTCTTCAGTAATTTGGTTGCAGGCATTTACTGGTTAGAATTCAAAGCTCCTGAAGGTGTTGATGGAACATGGATATTCAGCCCCCAGAATCAAGGAACTGACGATTCTAAAGACAGTGATGCTAATGCTACAGGTATAGCAGGACCTATATGCATAAAATGCTGTGTTTGTGACCCATCATGGGATGCAGGACTTGTATTTGTTGCAGCTGCAGGGGGAGGAGAAGAACCCGCCGCCGCTGGAGGCGAAGAAATAATTGAGACACCTGTTGCTGCAGCAGGTGAAGAATTAATAGAAATGCAGGAAACAGGTGTTCCAGTAGGGGTGTTTGCAGTGGCCATTTTAATGGTTCTTACCGGACTAGTGCTGCCAAAAATTAAAAAATAA